In the Pygocentrus nattereri isolate fPygNat1 chromosome 19, fPygNat1.pri, whole genome shotgun sequence genome, one interval contains:
- the toe1 gene encoding target of EGR1 protein 1 isoform X1, whose translation MKLGISHGKSGEMSQVVPVIDVQNDNFKELWPSMVLAFKTSSFIALDTELSGLGARKALLAESVEDRYKAICHAARTRSVLSLGMACYKKLSDKADSTYLVQVYNLTLLCSEEYIIEPQSVQFLVQHGFDFNKQYAQGVPYNKGNDKGGDAHGVNMRTLFVELLRANKPLVVHNGLIDMVFLYQCFYAHLPERLGTFIADLSQMFPAGIYDTKYATEYELRFTASYLEYAYKKCKLDNARSIEAGKDGPCLLLEFCNYTGRLQSYVDYRPCLDSQSHDGTLNICIQFSAYGWCANGSQCPMSHDTDLIIQQDEKTKEDKKKKRKRRKKQKAAREVEEDGLPGEKRAHLEDMDQEQEDRDAVVTTCETTATASVHQQTSGEVTKVTCVNDSGSIEGTENGSGVPPAQDSATDDGGNAQQTSKGFTGARERKMEGGTHRAGFDAFMTGYIFAFASVLKSDESAAQAGLCGCVNKLYLSGKSVPLHVVKSTFSKSSKAHVHKMEQVWGKSTVKADGADA comes from the exons ATGAAACTCGGCATCTCACATGGA aagagTGGCGAGATGAGCCAGGTGGTGCCCGTAATAGACGTGCAAAATGACAATTTTAAGGAGCTTTGGCCTTCAATGGTGCTCGCCTTTAAAACGTCCTCCTTCATTGCGCTGGACACG GAACTGAGCGGTCTTGGCGCGAGGAAAGCGCTTCTCGCTGA GTCAGTTGAAGATCGTTATAAAGCGATATGCCATGCCGCTCGCACACGCTCAGTACTGTCCCTGGGGATGGCTTGTTACAAGAAACTTAGTGACAAA GCCGACAGCACGTACCTGGTTCAAGTTTACAACCTGACGCTGTTGTGCTCAGAGGAGTACATTATTGAACCTCAGTCAGTGCAGTTCCTAGTGCAGCATGGCTTCGACTTTAACAAACAGTATGCTCAAGGTGTTCCCTACAACAAGGGCAATGATAAA ggAGGAGATGCCCACGGGGTGAATATGCGCACCTTATTTGTGGAGCTCCTGAGGGCCAACAAGCCTCTGGTGGTCCATAACGGCCTGATTGACATGGTGTTCCTGTACCAGTGCTTCTACGCCCATCTGCCTGAAAGGCTGGGTACGTTTATAGCAGACCTGTCGCAGATGTTCCCCGCCGGCATTTACGACACCAAGTATGCGACAGAGTATGAGCTGCGCTTCACCGCCTCCTACCTGGAGTACGCTTATAAAAAGTG TAAGTTGGACAATGCCAGATCCATTGAGGCTGGGAAGGATGGACCTTGTTTGCTCTTGGAGTTTTGTAATTACACCGGGCGCCTGCAGAGCTACGTAGACTACAGGCCTTGCTTGGACAGCCAGAGTCATGATGGCACCCTGAACATCTGCATTCAGTTCTCT GCTTACGGATGGTGTGCTAACGGCTCTCAGTGCCCCATGTCGCACGACACGGACCTCATCATTCAGCAAGACGAGAAAACCAAagaggacaaaaagaaaaagaggaagcgCAGGAAGAAACAGAAGGCTGCCCGGGAAGTGGAGGAGGACGGTTTGCCTGGAGAGAAGAGAGCTCATCTGGAGGACATGGACCAGGAGCAGGAGGATCGGGATGCAGTGGTAACCACCTGTGAAACCACGGCAACAGCATCTGTGCACCAGCAAACCAGTGGAGAGGTGACAAAGGTGACCTGTGTTAATGACTCCGGTAGTATAGAAGGGACTGAGAATGGGAGCGGCGTCCCTCCAGCACAGGACTCGGCTACAGACGATGGCGGAAATGCACAACAGACGTCTAAAGGCTTCACCGGAGCCcgggagagaaagatggagggagGAACCCACAGAGCCGGATTCGATGCCTTCATGACTGGTTACATTTTTGCTTTTGCCAGCGTTTTGAAGTCAGATGAATCTGCTGCTCAGGCTGGATTATGTGGGTGTGTGAACAAACTGTATCTAAGCGGCAAGTCAGTCCCGCTTCACGTGGTCAAAAGCACCTTCTCGAAGTCCTCCAAGGCTCATGTGCACAAAATGGAGCAAGTCTGGGGAAAAAGCACTGTCAAAGCAGATGGAGCTGATGCATAA
- the toe1 gene encoding target of EGR1 protein 1 isoform X2: MSQVVPVIDVQNDNFKELWPSMVLAFKTSSFIALDTELSGLGARKALLAESVEDRYKAICHAARTRSVLSLGMACYKKLSDKADSTYLVQVYNLTLLCSEEYIIEPQSVQFLVQHGFDFNKQYAQGVPYNKGNDKGGDAHGVNMRTLFVELLRANKPLVVHNGLIDMVFLYQCFYAHLPERLGTFIADLSQMFPAGIYDTKYATEYELRFTASYLEYAYKKCKLDNARSIEAGKDGPCLLLEFCNYTGRLQSYVDYRPCLDSQSHDGTLNICIQFSAYGWCANGSQCPMSHDTDLIIQQDEKTKEDKKKKRKRRKKQKAAREVEEDGLPGEKRAHLEDMDQEQEDRDAVVTTCETTATASVHQQTSGEVTKVTCVNDSGSIEGTENGSGVPPAQDSATDDGGNAQQTSKGFTGARERKMEGGTHRAGFDAFMTGYIFAFASVLKSDESAAQAGLCGCVNKLYLSGKSVPLHVVKSTFSKSSKAHVHKMEQVWGKSTVKADGADA; encoded by the exons ATGAGCCAGGTGGTGCCCGTAATAGACGTGCAAAATGACAATTTTAAGGAGCTTTGGCCTTCAATGGTGCTCGCCTTTAAAACGTCCTCCTTCATTGCGCTGGACACG GAACTGAGCGGTCTTGGCGCGAGGAAAGCGCTTCTCGCTGA GTCAGTTGAAGATCGTTATAAAGCGATATGCCATGCCGCTCGCACACGCTCAGTACTGTCCCTGGGGATGGCTTGTTACAAGAAACTTAGTGACAAA GCCGACAGCACGTACCTGGTTCAAGTTTACAACCTGACGCTGTTGTGCTCAGAGGAGTACATTATTGAACCTCAGTCAGTGCAGTTCCTAGTGCAGCATGGCTTCGACTTTAACAAACAGTATGCTCAAGGTGTTCCCTACAACAAGGGCAATGATAAA ggAGGAGATGCCCACGGGGTGAATATGCGCACCTTATTTGTGGAGCTCCTGAGGGCCAACAAGCCTCTGGTGGTCCATAACGGCCTGATTGACATGGTGTTCCTGTACCAGTGCTTCTACGCCCATCTGCCTGAAAGGCTGGGTACGTTTATAGCAGACCTGTCGCAGATGTTCCCCGCCGGCATTTACGACACCAAGTATGCGACAGAGTATGAGCTGCGCTTCACCGCCTCCTACCTGGAGTACGCTTATAAAAAGTG TAAGTTGGACAATGCCAGATCCATTGAGGCTGGGAAGGATGGACCTTGTTTGCTCTTGGAGTTTTGTAATTACACCGGGCGCCTGCAGAGCTACGTAGACTACAGGCCTTGCTTGGACAGCCAGAGTCATGATGGCACCCTGAACATCTGCATTCAGTTCTCT GCTTACGGATGGTGTGCTAACGGCTCTCAGTGCCCCATGTCGCACGACACGGACCTCATCATTCAGCAAGACGAGAAAACCAAagaggacaaaaagaaaaagaggaagcgCAGGAAGAAACAGAAGGCTGCCCGGGAAGTGGAGGAGGACGGTTTGCCTGGAGAGAAGAGAGCTCATCTGGAGGACATGGACCAGGAGCAGGAGGATCGGGATGCAGTGGTAACCACCTGTGAAACCACGGCAACAGCATCTGTGCACCAGCAAACCAGTGGAGAGGTGACAAAGGTGACCTGTGTTAATGACTCCGGTAGTATAGAAGGGACTGAGAATGGGAGCGGCGTCCCTCCAGCACAGGACTCGGCTACAGACGATGGCGGAAATGCACAACAGACGTCTAAAGGCTTCACCGGAGCCcgggagagaaagatggagggagGAACCCACAGAGCCGGATTCGATGCCTTCATGACTGGTTACATTTTTGCTTTTGCCAGCGTTTTGAAGTCAGATGAATCTGCTGCTCAGGCTGGATTATGTGGGTGTGTGAACAAACTGTATCTAAGCGGCAAGTCAGTCCCGCTTCACGTGGTCAAAAGCACCTTCTCGAAGTCCTCCAAGGCTCATGTGCACAAAATGGAGCAAGTCTGGGGAAAAAGCACTGTCAAAGCAGATGGAGCTGATGCATAA